In Oenanthe melanoleuca isolate GR-GAL-2019-014 chromosome 22, OMel1.0, whole genome shotgun sequence, the following proteins share a genomic window:
- the PPIA gene encoding peptidyl-prolyl cis-trans isomerase A codes for MRAAPCPAPNRGPRPARAFFPLPPLSNAPPPIACQPCHSAAPPVAVGRRCGGGGPSSTLYKGRRGAGLLLLRCASCTDECLLLCSCLAMANPVVFFDIAANGEPLGRVTFELFADKVPKTAENFRALSTGEKGFGYKGSCFHRIIPGFMCQGGDFTRHNGTGGKSIYGEKFPDENFILKHTGPGILSMANAGPNTNGSQFFICTAKTEWLDGKHVVFGRVKEGMNVVEAMERCGSKDGKTSKKITITDCGQLS; via the exons ATGCGCGCCGCGCCCTGCCCAGCACCGAACcgcggcccccgccccgcccgcgcttttttcccccttccccctcttTCAAACGCGCCGCCACCGATTGcttgccagccctgccactcCGCCGCTCCGCCAGTGGCCGTTGGTCGACGCTGCGGGGGAGGCGGGCCCTCTTCGACGCTATATAAAGGGCGGCGGGGCGCTGGGCTCCTTCTGCTGCGCTGCGCCTCCTGCACGGACGAgtgtctgctgctctgctcGTGTCTCGCCATGGCCAACCCCGTCGTCTTCTTCGACATCGCCGCCAATGGCGAGCCCCTGGGTCGCGTCACCTTCGAG CTGTTTGCAGACAAGGTCCCAAAGACAGCAG AAAATTTCCGTGCTCTGAGCACTGGTGAGAAGGGATTCGGCTACAAGGGATCCTGCTTCCACAGAATCATTCCTGGGTTCATGTGCCAG GGTGGTGATTTCACACGCCACAATGGCACTGGAGGCAAATCCATCTATGGGGAGAAGTTCCCGGACGAGAACTTCATCCTGAAGCACACAGGCCCTGGTATCCTGTCGATGGCCAATGCTGGCCCCAACACAAATGGCTCCCAGTTCTTCATCTGCACTGCCAAGACTGAGTG GTTGGATGGCAAGCATGTCGTATTTGGCCGCGTCAAGGAGGGGATGAATGTGGTGGAGGCCATGGAGCGCTGTGGCTCCAAAGACGGCAAAACAAGCAAGAAGATCACCATCACTGACTGCGGGCAGCTCTCGTAA
- the ZMIZ2 gene encoding zinc finger MIZ domain-containing protein 2 isoform X8, with protein MSSMNPMKPSLPPAPHGDGSFAYEAVPWQPSTNQPPGSLSVVTTVWGVSNPSQSQVFGSPMGPGGSSSNTPLMPGMAGTGSGMSSPPFLPQQPFAEGAPGKGYVQPSVYGRNAYPSGPGFAASYNGGPSGPGGMGLPSHASRATADFTQAAAAAAVAAAAATATATATATVAALQEKQSQELSQYGAMGTGQSFSSQFLPHAGPRGPNSMSPAGMAGVVAPSGVSPVSMSPVRAPGAGPLYGGQRVPQHTYAGSSQSQQLPRQGLKRAYSNEGYPAQQYLQGGQYTAAGAQYGPSAPQSSAPSPSYPGHRLQQSMGQYLSASGSAGPYYKPADQFNGQSTSFSTYSQAAINGPGRSLPGYPSSPLARNPTPPMTPGSGIPAYASPGQDVKSPFLADMKPSVAPLHPSPSGPAPGEELRLTFPVRDGVVLEPFRLQHNLAVSNHVFQLRDSVYKTLMMRPDLELQFKCYHHEDRQMNTNWPASVQVSVNATPLTIERGDNKTSHKPLYLKHVCQPGRNTIQITVTACCCSHLFVLQLVHRPSVRSVLQGLIKKRLLPAEHCITKIKRNFSSGTIPGTPGPNGEDGVEQTAIKVSLKCPITFRRIQLPARGHDCRHIQCFDLESYLQLNCERGTWRCPVCNKTALLEGLEVDQYMLGILIYIQNSEHEEITIDPTCSWKPVPIKPDVHIKEEPEGPALKRCRTLSPAHMVLPNIMEMIAALGPGSVPFPALSQPPVGAATDYGTPGSSFLGPGGFPEPFAAPGVPGTSTLSDFTPGPPSISYQPSIPGGLLAPEKPPVPPLSAQLPPPGRMEPSHPAVQTGLHSTPSGSQPASMLHSRSAVARQPLGPPAHTADLVFPAAPSMASAGDGSEPTLDLLPELTNPDELLSYLGPPDLPSSSNDDLLSLFENN; from the exons ATGAGCTCCATGAACCCCATGAAACCCTCGCTGCCGCCTGCGCCCCACGG tgATGGTTCATTTGCATACGAGGCTGTTCCTTGGCAACCAAGCACCAATCAGCCACCGGGATCCCTCTCCGTGGTAACCACTGTCTGGGGTGTCAGCAACCCCTCCCAGAGCCAG GTTTTTGGCAGCCCCATGGGCCCTGGGGGGAGCAGCTCCAACACCCCACTGATGCCTGGCATGGCGGGCACTGGCTCGGGCATGAGTTCACCGCCattcctgccacagcagccctTTGCTGAAGGAGCACCAGGGAAGGGGTATGTGCAGCCAAGTGTCTATGGCCGCAATGCCTACCCCAGTGGGCCAGGCTTCGCTGCCAG CTACAATGGTGGCCCGAGTGGCCCTGGAGGGATGGGGCTCCCCTCGCACGCCAGCCGGGCCACTGCTGATTTcacccaggcagcagctgctgctgctgtggccgcggctgctgccacagccacagccacagccacagcgacagtggcagcactgcaggagaaacagagccaggagctgagccagTACGGTGCG ATGGGCACAGGGCAGTCTTTCAGCAGCCAGTTCCTGCCCCATGCTGGGCCCCGTGGCCCCAACAGCATGAGCCCAGCTGGCATGGCAGGTGTTGTGGCCCCCTCTGGTGTCTCCCCTGTGAGCATGAGCCCAGTGCGGGCGCCCGGGGCCGGCCCCCTCTATGGTGGGCAGCGAGTGCCTCAGCACACCTACGCTGGCTcttcccagagccagcagctgccccgCCAGGGCCTTAAGCGGGCATACTCCAATGAG GGGTACCCAGCACAGCAGTACCTCCAGGGCGGGCAGTACACTGCAGCTGGTGCCCAGTATGGCCCCAGCGCCCCCCAGTCTTCCGCTCCGTCCCCCTCATACCctggccacaggctgcagcagagcatggGCCAGTACCTCTCCGCTTCAGGCAGTGCTGGACCCTATTACAAG CCAGCCGACCAGTTCAATGGGCAGAGCACCAGCTTCAGCACCTACAGCCAAGCAGCCATCAATGGG CCGGGCCGGTCGCTGCCAGGGTACCCCAGCTCGCCACTGGCCAGGAACCCCACACCGCCCATGACGCCGGGCAGTGGCATCCCCGCCTATGCGTCCCCTGGTCAGGATGTGAAGTCACCCTTCCTGGCAGACATGAAGCCCAGCGTTGCCCCCCTGCACCCGTCCCCTTCGG GGCCGGCCCCCGGCGAGGAGTTGCGACTGACCTTCCCGGTGCGGGACGGCGTGGTATTGGAGCCCTTCCGCCTGCAGCACAACTTGGCTGTCAGCAACCACGTCTTCCAGCTTCGTGACTCTGTCTACAAGACCCTCATGATGAG GCCTGACCTGGAGCTGCAGTTCAAGTGCTACCACCACGAGGACCGGCAGATGAACACCAACTGGCCGGCCTCCGTGCAGGTGAGCGTCAACGCCACACCGCTCACCATTGAGCGTGGTGACAACAAGACCTCCCACAAGCCGCTCTACCTGAAGCACGTCTGCCAGCCCGGCAGAAACACTATCCAGATCACTGTCACcgcctgctgctgt TCCCACCTGTTCgtcctgcagctggtgcatcGGCCCTCGGTGCGCTCCGTGCTGCAGGGGCTCATCAAGAAGCGCCTGCTCCCCGCTGAGCACTGCATCACCAAAA TTAAGCGCAACTTCAGCAGTGGGACCATCCCGGGGACGCCAGGGCCCAATGGTGAGGACGGTGTGGAGCAGACGGCCATCAAGGTGTCCCTTAAGTGCCCTATCACCTTTCGGAGGATCCAGCTTCCAGCCAGGGGTCATGACTGCCGGCACATACAG TGCTTTGATTTGGAGTCATACCTGCAGCTCAACTGCGAGAGGGGGACATGGCGGTGTCCTGTCTGCAA TAagacagccctgctggaggggctggaggttGACCAGTACATGCTGGGCATTCTGATCTACATCCAGAA ttCAGAGCATGAGGAGATCACCATCGACCCgacctgcagctggaaacctgTCCCTATCAAACCTGATGTCCACATCAAGGAGGAACCAGAGGGGCCAGCGCTGAAGAGGTGCCGGACACTCAGTCCTGCGCACATGGTGCTGCCCAACATCATGGAGATGATCGCAGCCCTGGGGCCTGGCTCTGTGCCCTTCCCGGCATTGTCACAACCTCCAGTGGGGGCTGCCACCGACTACGGCACCCCGG GTTCCAGCTTTCTGGGTCCTGGGGGCTTCCCAGAGCCTTTCGCTGCCCCTGGTGTCCCTGGCACCTCAACGCTGAGTGACTTCACACCAGGCCCTCCCTCCATTTCCTACCAGCCCAGCATCCCAGGTGGCCTTCTGGCCCCCGAGAAGCCTCCTGTGCCCCCTCTGTCTGCACAG CTTCCCCCACCGGGACGAATGGAGCCGTCCCACCCCGCAGTGCAGACGGGGCTGCACAGCACTCCCTCGGGCAGCCAGCCGGCCTCCATGCTGCACTCCCGGAGCGCAGTGGCACGGCAGCCCCTGGGACCCCCGGCCCACACTGCTGACCTCGTCTTCCCCGCCGCACCCAGCATGGCCTCAGCGGGTGATGGCTCAGAGCCTACCCTCGAT ctcctgcccgAGCTGACGAATCCTGACGAGCTGCTCTCCTACCTGGGGCCCCCCgacctccccagcagcagcaacgatgacctcctctccctcttcgAGAATAACTGA
- the ZMIZ2 gene encoding zinc finger MIZ domain-containing protein 2 isoform X7: MSSMNPMKPSLPPAPHGDGSFAYEAVPWQPSTNQPPGSLSVVTTVWGVSNPSQSQVFGSPMGPGGSSSNTPLMPGMAGTGSGMSSPPFLPQQPFAEGAPGKGYVQPSVYGRNAYPSGPGFAASYNGGPSGPGGMGLPSHASRATADFTQAAAAAAVAAAAATATATATATVAALQEKQSQELSQYGAVRAWLWQNRAADSPSCPAVTPLSSLLQMGTGQSFSSQFLPHAGPRGPNSMSPAGMAGVVAPSGVSPVSMSPVRAPGAGPLYGGQRVPQHTYAGSSQSQQLPRQGLKRAYSNEGYPAQQYLQGGQYTAAGAQYGPSAPQSSAPSPSYPGHRLQQSMGQYLSASGSAGPYYKPADQFNGQSTSFSTYSQAAINGPGRSLPGYPSSPLARNPTPPMTPGSGIPAYASPGQDVKSPFLADMKPSVAPLHPSPSGPAPGEELRLTFPVRDGVVLEPFRLQHNLAVSNHVFQLRDSVYKTLMMRPDLELQFKCYHHEDRQMNTNWPASVQVSVNATPLTIERGDNKTSHKPLYLKHVCQPGRNTIQITVTACCCSHLFVLQLVHRPSVRSVLQGLIKKRLLPAEHCITKIKRNFSSGTIPGTPGPNGEDGVEQTAIKVSLKCPITFRRIQLPARGHDCRHIQCFDLESYLQLNCERGTWRCPVCNKTALLEGLEVDQYMLGILIYIQNSEHEEITIDPTCSWKPVPIKPDVHIKEEPEGPALKRCRTLSPAHMVLPNIMEMIAALGPGSVPFPALSQPPVGAATDYGTPGSSFLGPGGFPEPFAAPGVPGTSTLSDFTPGPPSISYQPSIPGGLLAPEKPPVPPLSAQLPPPGRMEPSHPAVQTGLHSTPSGSQPASMLHSRSAVARQPLGPPAHTADLVFPAAPSMASAGDGSEPTLDLLPELTNPDELLSYLGPPDLPSSSNDDLLSLFENN; the protein is encoded by the exons ATGAGCTCCATGAACCCCATGAAACCCTCGCTGCCGCCTGCGCCCCACGG tgATGGTTCATTTGCATACGAGGCTGTTCCTTGGCAACCAAGCACCAATCAGCCACCGGGATCCCTCTCCGTGGTAACCACTGTCTGGGGTGTCAGCAACCCCTCCCAGAGCCAG GTTTTTGGCAGCCCCATGGGCCCTGGGGGGAGCAGCTCCAACACCCCACTGATGCCTGGCATGGCGGGCACTGGCTCGGGCATGAGTTCACCGCCattcctgccacagcagccctTTGCTGAAGGAGCACCAGGGAAGGGGTATGTGCAGCCAAGTGTCTATGGCCGCAATGCCTACCCCAGTGGGCCAGGCTTCGCTGCCAG CTACAATGGTGGCCCGAGTGGCCCTGGAGGGATGGGGCTCCCCTCGCACGCCAGCCGGGCCACTGCTGATTTcacccaggcagcagctgctgctgctgtggccgcggctgctgccacagccacagccacagccacagcgacagtggcagcactgcaggagaaacagagccaggagctgagccagTACGGTGCGGtaagagcctggctgtggcagaaCCGGGCTGCtgacagcccctcctgccctgccgTGACCCCTCTCTCTTCGTTGCTGCAGATGGGCACAGGGCAGTCTTTCAGCAGCCAGTTCCTGCCCCATGCTGGGCCCCGTGGCCCCAACAGCATGAGCCCAGCTGGCATGGCAGGTGTTGTGGCCCCCTCTGGTGTCTCCCCTGTGAGCATGAGCCCAGTGCGGGCGCCCGGGGCCGGCCCCCTCTATGGTGGGCAGCGAGTGCCTCAGCACACCTACGCTGGCTcttcccagagccagcagctgccccgCCAGGGCCTTAAGCGGGCATACTCCAATGAG GGGTACCCAGCACAGCAGTACCTCCAGGGCGGGCAGTACACTGCAGCTGGTGCCCAGTATGGCCCCAGCGCCCCCCAGTCTTCCGCTCCGTCCCCCTCATACCctggccacaggctgcagcagagcatggGCCAGTACCTCTCCGCTTCAGGCAGTGCTGGACCCTATTACAAG CCAGCCGACCAGTTCAATGGGCAGAGCACCAGCTTCAGCACCTACAGCCAAGCAGCCATCAATGGG CCGGGCCGGTCGCTGCCAGGGTACCCCAGCTCGCCACTGGCCAGGAACCCCACACCGCCCATGACGCCGGGCAGTGGCATCCCCGCCTATGCGTCCCCTGGTCAGGATGTGAAGTCACCCTTCCTGGCAGACATGAAGCCCAGCGTTGCCCCCCTGCACCCGTCCCCTTCGG GGCCGGCCCCCGGCGAGGAGTTGCGACTGACCTTCCCGGTGCGGGACGGCGTGGTATTGGAGCCCTTCCGCCTGCAGCACAACTTGGCTGTCAGCAACCACGTCTTCCAGCTTCGTGACTCTGTCTACAAGACCCTCATGATGAG GCCTGACCTGGAGCTGCAGTTCAAGTGCTACCACCACGAGGACCGGCAGATGAACACCAACTGGCCGGCCTCCGTGCAGGTGAGCGTCAACGCCACACCGCTCACCATTGAGCGTGGTGACAACAAGACCTCCCACAAGCCGCTCTACCTGAAGCACGTCTGCCAGCCCGGCAGAAACACTATCCAGATCACTGTCACcgcctgctgctgt TCCCACCTGTTCgtcctgcagctggtgcatcGGCCCTCGGTGCGCTCCGTGCTGCAGGGGCTCATCAAGAAGCGCCTGCTCCCCGCTGAGCACTGCATCACCAAAA TTAAGCGCAACTTCAGCAGTGGGACCATCCCGGGGACGCCAGGGCCCAATGGTGAGGACGGTGTGGAGCAGACGGCCATCAAGGTGTCCCTTAAGTGCCCTATCACCTTTCGGAGGATCCAGCTTCCAGCCAGGGGTCATGACTGCCGGCACATACAG TGCTTTGATTTGGAGTCATACCTGCAGCTCAACTGCGAGAGGGGGACATGGCGGTGTCCTGTCTGCAA TAagacagccctgctggaggggctggaggttGACCAGTACATGCTGGGCATTCTGATCTACATCCAGAA ttCAGAGCATGAGGAGATCACCATCGACCCgacctgcagctggaaacctgTCCCTATCAAACCTGATGTCCACATCAAGGAGGAACCAGAGGGGCCAGCGCTGAAGAGGTGCCGGACACTCAGTCCTGCGCACATGGTGCTGCCCAACATCATGGAGATGATCGCAGCCCTGGGGCCTGGCTCTGTGCCCTTCCCGGCATTGTCACAACCTCCAGTGGGGGCTGCCACCGACTACGGCACCCCGG GTTCCAGCTTTCTGGGTCCTGGGGGCTTCCCAGAGCCTTTCGCTGCCCCTGGTGTCCCTGGCACCTCAACGCTGAGTGACTTCACACCAGGCCCTCCCTCCATTTCCTACCAGCCCAGCATCCCAGGTGGCCTTCTGGCCCCCGAGAAGCCTCCTGTGCCCCCTCTGTCTGCACAG CTTCCCCCACCGGGACGAATGGAGCCGTCCCACCCCGCAGTGCAGACGGGGCTGCACAGCACTCCCTCGGGCAGCCAGCCGGCCTCCATGCTGCACTCCCGGAGCGCAGTGGCACGGCAGCCCCTGGGACCCCCGGCCCACACTGCTGACCTCGTCTTCCCCGCCGCACCCAGCATGGCCTCAGCGGGTGATGGCTCAGAGCCTACCCTCGAT ctcctgcccgAGCTGACGAATCCTGACGAGCTGCTCTCCTACCTGGGGCCCCCCgacctccccagcagcagcaacgatgacctcctctccctcttcgAGAATAACTGA
- the ZMIZ2 gene encoding zinc finger MIZ domain-containing protein 2 isoform X9, translated as MSSMNPMKPSLPPAPHGDGSFAYEAVPWQPSTNQPPGSLSVVTTVWGVSNPSQSQVFGSPMGPGGSSSNTPLMPGMAGTGSGMSSPPFLPQQPFAEGAPGKGYVQPSVYGRNAYPSGPGFAASYNGGPSGPGGMGLPSHASRATADFTQAAAAAAVAAAAATATATATATVAALQEKQSQELSQYGAMGTGQSFSSQFLPHAGPRGPNSMSPAGMAGVVAPSGVSPVSMSPVRAPGAGPLYGGQRVPQHTYAGSSQSQQLPRQGLKRAYSNEPADQFNGQSTSFSTYSQAAINGPGRSLPGYPSSPLARNPTPPMTPGSGIPAYASPGQDVKSPFLADMKPSVAPLHPSPSGPAPGEELRLTFPVRDGVVLEPFRLQHNLAVSNHVFQLRDSVYKTLMMRPDLELQFKCYHHEDRQMNTNWPASVQVSVNATPLTIERGDNKTSHKPLYLKHVCQPGRNTIQITVTACCCSHLFVLQLVHRPSVRSVLQGLIKKRLLPAEHCITKIKRNFSSGTIPGTPGPNGEDGVEQTAIKVSLKCPITFRRIQLPARGHDCRHIQCFDLESYLQLNCERGTWRCPVCNKTALLEGLEVDQYMLGILIYIQNSEHEEITIDPTCSWKPVPIKPDVHIKEEPEGPALKRCRTLSPAHMVLPNIMEMIAALGPGSVPFPALSQPPVGAATDYGTPGSSFLGPGGFPEPFAAPGVPGTSTLSDFTPGPPSISYQPSIPGGLLAPEKPPVPPLSAQLPPPGRMEPSHPAVQTGLHSTPSGSQPASMLHSRSAVARQPLGPPAHTADLVFPAAPSMASAGDGSEPTLDLLPELTNPDELLSYLGPPDLPSSSNDDLLSLFENN; from the exons ATGAGCTCCATGAACCCCATGAAACCCTCGCTGCCGCCTGCGCCCCACGG tgATGGTTCATTTGCATACGAGGCTGTTCCTTGGCAACCAAGCACCAATCAGCCACCGGGATCCCTCTCCGTGGTAACCACTGTCTGGGGTGTCAGCAACCCCTCCCAGAGCCAG GTTTTTGGCAGCCCCATGGGCCCTGGGGGGAGCAGCTCCAACACCCCACTGATGCCTGGCATGGCGGGCACTGGCTCGGGCATGAGTTCACCGCCattcctgccacagcagccctTTGCTGAAGGAGCACCAGGGAAGGGGTATGTGCAGCCAAGTGTCTATGGCCGCAATGCCTACCCCAGTGGGCCAGGCTTCGCTGCCAG CTACAATGGTGGCCCGAGTGGCCCTGGAGGGATGGGGCTCCCCTCGCACGCCAGCCGGGCCACTGCTGATTTcacccaggcagcagctgctgctgctgtggccgcggctgctgccacagccacagccacagccacagcgacagtggcagcactgcaggagaaacagagccaggagctgagccagTACGGTGCG ATGGGCACAGGGCAGTCTTTCAGCAGCCAGTTCCTGCCCCATGCTGGGCCCCGTGGCCCCAACAGCATGAGCCCAGCTGGCATGGCAGGTGTTGTGGCCCCCTCTGGTGTCTCCCCTGTGAGCATGAGCCCAGTGCGGGCGCCCGGGGCCGGCCCCCTCTATGGTGGGCAGCGAGTGCCTCAGCACACCTACGCTGGCTcttcccagagccagcagctgccccgCCAGGGCCTTAAGCGGGCATACTCCAATGAG CCAGCCGACCAGTTCAATGGGCAGAGCACCAGCTTCAGCACCTACAGCCAAGCAGCCATCAATGGG CCGGGCCGGTCGCTGCCAGGGTACCCCAGCTCGCCACTGGCCAGGAACCCCACACCGCCCATGACGCCGGGCAGTGGCATCCCCGCCTATGCGTCCCCTGGTCAGGATGTGAAGTCACCCTTCCTGGCAGACATGAAGCCCAGCGTTGCCCCCCTGCACCCGTCCCCTTCGG GGCCGGCCCCCGGCGAGGAGTTGCGACTGACCTTCCCGGTGCGGGACGGCGTGGTATTGGAGCCCTTCCGCCTGCAGCACAACTTGGCTGTCAGCAACCACGTCTTCCAGCTTCGTGACTCTGTCTACAAGACCCTCATGATGAG GCCTGACCTGGAGCTGCAGTTCAAGTGCTACCACCACGAGGACCGGCAGATGAACACCAACTGGCCGGCCTCCGTGCAGGTGAGCGTCAACGCCACACCGCTCACCATTGAGCGTGGTGACAACAAGACCTCCCACAAGCCGCTCTACCTGAAGCACGTCTGCCAGCCCGGCAGAAACACTATCCAGATCACTGTCACcgcctgctgctgt TCCCACCTGTTCgtcctgcagctggtgcatcGGCCCTCGGTGCGCTCCGTGCTGCAGGGGCTCATCAAGAAGCGCCTGCTCCCCGCTGAGCACTGCATCACCAAAA TTAAGCGCAACTTCAGCAGTGGGACCATCCCGGGGACGCCAGGGCCCAATGGTGAGGACGGTGTGGAGCAGACGGCCATCAAGGTGTCCCTTAAGTGCCCTATCACCTTTCGGAGGATCCAGCTTCCAGCCAGGGGTCATGACTGCCGGCACATACAG TGCTTTGATTTGGAGTCATACCTGCAGCTCAACTGCGAGAGGGGGACATGGCGGTGTCCTGTCTGCAA TAagacagccctgctggaggggctggaggttGACCAGTACATGCTGGGCATTCTGATCTACATCCAGAA ttCAGAGCATGAGGAGATCACCATCGACCCgacctgcagctggaaacctgTCCCTATCAAACCTGATGTCCACATCAAGGAGGAACCAGAGGGGCCAGCGCTGAAGAGGTGCCGGACACTCAGTCCTGCGCACATGGTGCTGCCCAACATCATGGAGATGATCGCAGCCCTGGGGCCTGGCTCTGTGCCCTTCCCGGCATTGTCACAACCTCCAGTGGGGGCTGCCACCGACTACGGCACCCCGG GTTCCAGCTTTCTGGGTCCTGGGGGCTTCCCAGAGCCTTTCGCTGCCCCTGGTGTCCCTGGCACCTCAACGCTGAGTGACTTCACACCAGGCCCTCCCTCCATTTCCTACCAGCCCAGCATCCCAGGTGGCCTTCTGGCCCCCGAGAAGCCTCCTGTGCCCCCTCTGTCTGCACAG CTTCCCCCACCGGGACGAATGGAGCCGTCCCACCCCGCAGTGCAGACGGGGCTGCACAGCACTCCCTCGGGCAGCCAGCCGGCCTCCATGCTGCACTCCCGGAGCGCAGTGGCACGGCAGCCCCTGGGACCCCCGGCCCACACTGCTGACCTCGTCTTCCCCGCCGCACCCAGCATGGCCTCAGCGGGTGATGGCTCAGAGCCTACCCTCGAT ctcctgcccgAGCTGACGAATCCTGACGAGCTGCTCTCCTACCTGGGGCCCCCCgacctccccagcagcagcaacgatgacctcctctccctcttcgAGAATAACTGA